The following proteins are encoded in a genomic region of Channa argus isolate prfri chromosome 3, Channa argus male v1.0, whole genome shotgun sequence:
- the unc93b1 gene encoding protein unc-93 homolog B1, whose translation MMEATGGEELVRDAAEFVPPNGNANEMLNVGDDDQMEEFLGPQAEYNEEEEERKYYRRKRLGVIKNVLAASVGAMIVYSVYMGLLQMQLILHYDMTYREVKYSNLGLEDIDRKMLMGINVTPIIGLLYTPILIRFLGTKWMMFLASGIYALFVSTNYWERYYTLVPSAVAIGVAIVPFWASLGNYITRMAQQYYEYVNYKEEHVQEQKKLPKGACHSYIIVFQSIFYIIFHLSFVFAEFPMRLVLNEHLHENEHVLYNVKYCGANMSGVIPGLNSTVLINLPRSMLLIVVESVLMGFAFFAMIIFLVLCGAAYRPTEEIDLRSIGWGNIFQLPFKHLRDYRLRLLCPFFIYSGFEMLFAVTGFSLCYGVCALGLKNLWLLIVVYGLSCSIFSSLSLCLLRLPRWVCLVGGAFVHIVLLLVLMVWSMPSNKPEYLGPLLVISILWGLGTALNKTGVSTLLGVLYAEEKERLDFIYTIYHWWQALAIFVVYLWSGIPMRAKISVLLATLLVACYCYWLMERRLASDVRPRLPRIPRPRHKFKGYRYLEEDNSDESDSERGEDDDLEDELKTEDEDHVVEEMGPEDGDERGQDAGARRADSPRARRRGVEGQRSRRQDAHEKEEEREELEGGREGREDSG comes from the exons ATG ATGGAGGCAACAGGCGGAGAAGAGCTGGTCAGAGACGCTGCTGAATTTGTGCCACCTAATGGCAATGCCAATGAAATGCTGAATGTGGGTGACGACGATCAG ATGGAGGAATTTTTGGGGCCACAGGCAGAGTacaatgaggaggaggaagagaggaaatacTACAGGAGGAAGAGGCTGGGAGTTATAAAGAATGTTCTCGCTGCCAGTGTCGGGGCTATGATTGTGTACAGCGTATACATGG GCCTTCTGCAGATGCAGCTGATTCTGCATTACGATATGACCTACCGCGAGGTGAAGTACAGCAACCTTGGCCTGGAGGACATCGACCGTAAGATGCTGATGGGCATCAATGTCACACCCATCATAGGCCTGTTGTACACCCCCATTCTCATCAg GTTTCTAGGTACCAAATGGATGATGTTCCTGGCTTCCGGCATCTACGCACTGTTCGTCTCAACCAATTACTGGGAGCGTTACTATACCTTGGTCCCATCGGCCGTAGCTATCGGCGTGGCCATAGTGCCTTTCTGGGCTTCTCTGGGAAATTACATCACTAG GATGGCCCAGCAGTACTATGAGTACGTCAACTACAAGGAAGAGCATGTGCAGGAGCAGAAGAAGCTTCCTAAGGGAGCGTGCCACAGCTACATCATCGTCTTCCAGTCAATCTTCTACATCATCTTCCAT TTAAGCTTTGTCTTCGCTGAGTTCCCCATGCGTCTGGTTCTCAACGAACACCTGCACGAGAATGAGCACGTTCTCTACAACGTTAAATACTGTG gTGCAAATATGAGTGGAGTGATCCCCGGCCTCAACTCCACCGTGCTGATCAACCTGCCTCGTTCCATGCTGCTCATAGTGGTGGAGAGCGTCCTCATGGGATTCGCCTTCTTCGCCATGATCATC TTCCTTGTGTTGTGTGGTGCTGCCTATCGGCCGACAGAAGAGATCGACCTCCGCAGTATTGGCTGGGGAAACATCTTTCAGCTGCCCTTCAAACACCTGAGAGACTACCGCCTGCGACTGCTCTGCCCCTTCTTCATCTACAGCGGCTTTGAAATGCTGTTCGCTGTCACTGGATTCTCTCTG TGCTATGGCGTCTGTGCTTTGGGCTTGAAAAACCTGTGGCTCCTTATTGTCGTCTACGGCCTGTCCTGCTCCATCTTTTCCTCCCTGTCCCTCTGCCTCCTTCGCCTACCACGCTGGGTGTGTCTGGTGGGTGGTGCTTTTGTGCATATTGTGTTGCTGCTGGTTCTAATGGTGTGGTCTATGCCAAGTAATAAGCCCGAGTACCTGGGCCCTCTGTTGGTTATCTCCATTCTGTGGGGCCTCGGCACCGCCCTGAACAAGACGGGGGTCAGCA ctcTTCTTGGCGTCCTGTACGCTGAGGAAAAAGAACGCCTGGACTTTATCTACACCATCTACCACTGGTGGCAGGCCCTCGCCATCTTCGTCGTTTACCTCTGGTCCGGCATTCCAATGAGG GCTAAAATCTCCGTCCTATTGGCTACTTTGTTGGTTGCCTGCTACTGCTATTGGCTCATGGAGCGTCGGCTGGCCAGTGATGTGCGCCCCAGACTGCCTCGCATCCCTCGGCCACGGCACAAG TTCAAAGGCTACCGCTACCTGGAAGAAGACAACTCAGATGAGTCAGACTCAGAGAGAGGTGAGGATGATGACCTAGAGGATGAGCTAAAGACGGAGGACGAAGACCACGTGGTGGAGGAGATGGGACCAGAGGACGGGGACGAAAGGGGCCAAGACGCAGGGGCCCGGAGAGCTGACTCACCCAGAGCCAGGAGAAGAGGGGTAGAGGGTCAGCGCAGCAGACGGCAGGACGCCCatgagaaggaggaagagagggaagaacttgaaggagggagagaggggagggaagATAGTGGTTAG
- the timm10 gene encoding mitochondrial import inner membrane translocase subunit Tim10 gives MDPMKAQQLAAELEVEMMADMYNRMTNACHRKCVPPHYKEAELSKGESVCLDRCVAKYLDLHERLGRKLTELSVQDEEMMRKAAVGSG, from the exons ATGGATCCCATGAAGGCGCAGCAGCTGGcagcagagctggaggtggaAATGATGGCTGACATGTACAACCG AATGACCAATGCCTGCCACAGGAAGTGTGTACCGCCGCATTACAAAGAGGCAGAGCTTTCGAAGGGAGAGTCGGTGTGTCTGGACCGCTGCGTGGCCAAATACCTGGACCTTCACGAGAGGCTGGGACGCAAGCTGACAGAGCTGTCCGTTCAGGATGAGGAAATGATGAGGAAGGCAGCTGTTGGGAGCGGATAG